GCTACACACTATAGTTGGCTACACACTATAGATGGCTACACACTATAGATGGCTACACACTATAGATGGCTACACACTATAGATGGCTACACACTATAGATGGCTACACACTATAGATGGCTACACACTATAGATGGCTACACACTATAGATGGCTACACACTATAGATGGCTACACACTATAGATGGCTACATATCTACATAGACAGTTACATACTATAGATGGCTACGCACTATAGTTGGCTACACATCTACAGACAGTTACATACTATAGATGGCTACACATCTACAGACAGTTACATACTATAGATGGCTACACATCTACATAGACAGTTACACACTATAGATGGCTACGCACTATAGTTGGCTACACATCTACAGACAGTTACATACTATAGATGGCTACGCACTATAGTTGGCTACACATCTACAGACAGTTACATACTATAGACTATAGATGGCTACACACTATAGATGGCTACACACTATAGGTGGCTACGCACTATAGGTGGCTACGCACTATAGGTGGCTACGCACTATAGATGGCTACACACTATAGTTGGCTACATACTATAGACGGCTACACACTATAGATGGCTACACACTATAGACGGCTACACACTATAGATGGCTACATACTATAAACGGCTACACACTATAGATGGCTACGCACTATAGATGGCTACATATCTACATAGACGGCTACACACTATAGATGGCTACACACTATAGATGGCTAGATAGATGGTGGTGGAAAGATTGTCAAGTCAGGGGCTTTCTAGGGACCCCACCCTTCCAGTACCACAGGAAGGGTGTGGATTTGGTTTCCACTGGCctggataacacacacacacacacacacacacacacacacacacacacacacacacacacacacacacacacacacacacacacacacacacacctgtatagcTCTGGAGAGCCCGTAGATGTTAGACGAGATCCAGGCCTCTCTGTTAATCTCCGTCCAGCTGGTGTTGTCAGGGTTAATTCTGTACTCACAACGCTCCTCCACAGACTGACAGGGGAATCAAAGCATAGACCTTATTATGATAGTATATGCAGCCCATGGAGTCTTATAATGTGATTTAACAACTGGAGCAGGAGATGTAGAGTAGTATTACAAGCTGGTCGTCATAGTGACTTCAGGGTAACTTCCCACCAGAGAAATACGGCTCAAATTCAAATAGATTCAGATTGAAAGATGGAAGACTTGCGTTGGCTCCCTGAGcgaatgcctaggctttagctcagcgggctaacacagTCACAGACCAACAGGAGACCCACGTTCAATTCCCGGTCGGTCACACATACCATGGCTAATACGGTCACGGTTCAATTCCCAGTCGGTCACACGTACCATCATTCGTGCGTGGCTGATGTTCCAAGTCAGCGTTGTCATGGTTCTGTTCTGGGGGTCCACGATGGAATCCTCGATGATGTAGGCGTGCCTGGCCATGGTAACCGGCAGGTACTTCTCCATCCAGCGAGGAGCGCGGTTAGTTTTGGTCAGCAGTCGCCTAGAGACCAGACGGTTACCGGGAGTTACTTCCCTGAAGATGATGTCCTCCGTTAGGACATGGTTACTGTAGGGAGAAAAGAGATGACAATTGTAAAAACAGTATCAGAGActttagggagagagaggagatgagagtttATTGTAATATTGTATTACTGTTAAAGACAtgctagggagagaggagatgagatgggtGAATTAGGTTGGATTCAGAGAGACTTTCCAGCTTAAAGGGATACTGCAAGATTATAGGTCACAACGATGTCTACACATCTCTATGCTACAACGTTGCGATGTCTACACATCTCTATGCTACAACGTTGCGATGTCTACGCGTCTCTATGCTACAACGTTGCGATGTCTACGCGTCTCTATGCTACAACGTTGCGATGTCTACGCGTCTATGCTACAACGTTGCGATGTCTACGCGTCTCTATGCTACAACGTTGCGATGTAtacctgtaggggttgggggTAATCTATTttacctgtaggggttgggggtaatctttcttacctgtaggggttgggggtaatctttcttacctgtaggggttggggATAATCTATTttacctgtaggggttgggggtaatctttcttacctgtaggggttgggggTAATCTATTttacctgtaggggttgggggtaatctattctacctgtaggggttgggggTAATCTATTTGACCTGTAGGGGTTGGGGGTAATCTTtcttacctgtaggggttggggATAATCTTTCTTACCTGTAGGTGTTGGGgtaatctattctacctgtaggggttgggggtaatctattctacctgtaggggttgggggtaatctattctacctgtaggggttggggtaatctattctacctgtaggggttgggggtaatctattctacctgtagggttgggggtaatccattctacctgtaggggttgggggtaatccattctacctgtaggggttgggggtaatccattctacctgtaggggttgggggtaatctattctacctgtaggggttgggggtaatctattctacctgtaggggttggggaggtaatctattctacctgtaggggttggggaggtaatctattctacctgtaggggttggggaggtaatctattctacctgtaggggttggggaggtaatctattctacctgtaggggttggggaggtaatctattctacctgtaggggttggggaggtaatctattctacctgtaggggttggggaggtaatctattctacctgtaggggttggggaggtaatctattctacctgtaggggttggggaggtaatctattctacctgtaggggttggggaggtaatctattctacctgtaggggttggggggaggtaatctattctacctgtaggggttggggggggtaatctttcttacctgtaggggttggggaggtaatctattctacctgtaggggttggggaggtaatctattctacctgtaggggttggggaggtaatctattctacctgtaggggttgggggtaatctattctacctgtaggggttggggaggtaatctattctacctgtaggggttgggggggtaatctttcttacctgtaggggttggggTAATCTATtcttacctgtaggggttgggggtaatctattctacctgtaggggttgggggTAATCTATTttacctgtaggggttgggggTAATCTTTCTTACCAGTAGGGGTTGGGGgtaatctattctacctgtaggggttgggggtaatctattctacctgtaggggttggggggggtaatctttcttacctgtaggggttgggggggtaatctttcttacctgtaggggttgggggggtaatctttcttacctgtaggggttgggggtaatctattctacctgtaGGGGTTGGGGTAATCTATTttacctgtaggggttgggggTAATCTTTTttacctgtaggggttgggggTAATCTTTTTTTACCAGTAGGGGTTGGGGGGTAATCTTTCTTACCTGTAGGGGTTCTTtcttacctgtaggggttgggggggggtaatctttcttacctgtaggggttggggggtaatctttcttacctgtaggggttgggggtaatctttcttacctgtaggggttgggggtaatctttcttacctgtaggggttggggggtaatctttcttacctgtaggggttggggggtaatctttcttacctgtaggggttgggggggtaatctttcttacctgtaggggttgggggggggggtaatctttcttacctgtaggggttgggggggggggtaatctttcttacctgtaggggttgggggggggggtaatctttcttacctgtaggggttgggggaggtaatctttcttacctgtaggggttgggggaggtaatctttcttacctgtaggggttggggtaatctttcttacctgtaggggttaggggggggtaatctttcttacctgtaggggttgggggggggtaatctttcttacctgtaggggttgggggaggtaatctttcttacctgtaggggttgggggggggggggtaatctttcttacctgtaggggttggggggaggtaatctttcttacctgtaggggttgggggaggggtaatctttcttacctgtaggggttgggggggggggggtaatctttcttacctgtaggggttgggggaggtaatctttcttacctgtaggggttggggggggtaatctttcttacctgtaggggttggggggtaatctttcttacctgtaggggttgggggggtaatctttcttacctgtaggggttgggggggtaatctttcttacctgtaggggttgggggggtaatctttcttacctgtaggggttgggggGTAATCTTTCCtacctgtaggggttgggggggggtaatctttcttacctgtaggggttggggggtaatctttcttacctgtaggggttggggggggggggtaatctttcctacctgtaggggttggggggggtaATCTTTCCtacctgtaggggttggggggtaatctttcttacctgtaggggttggggggggggtaatctttcttacctgtaggggttggggTATCGCTCCCAGAAAGCGATGCAGACTTGGTCCCAGGAACTTTTCAGATGACCCACGCAGGCAAAGTACTTCACCATTGTTCCCGAAAATTGATGACTTCATATGTAACTTACACTTTGGCAAATACCTGCTAGAAGAACAGGACACGTGAGTCAACTCAAATTAACTCGTACGTTATCAAGTGCATGCACGCTCGCCCAATCAATCGTGAAATTAGAAGGCTGCGCTAAAAAATTAACGAAACTcctagattacatttacatttaagtaaattggtgcattcaccttaaggaTGGTGCAGATAAAGCATAAGGAAGTGGAATGGTGTATTTTAAATGACAGCTGTCAATCAAATGTAGTGAAATTAAATCAGTAACGTGCGCACTAGTCACAGCTAACGTTCACCTGTTCATAATATAGCTATATTTATGTCCATATATACCGCTCGATATGCAACGTATTTCTTCTAAGAACGTCGTTAGTGACAGTTTGACAGATAATGGAATACAAACGGAAGtctacaaactgaaatggtcacgTCCGCACGGAGTCCCTCGAGTCTTCCTAGAATGCTAAGATAAAGATCTAGCTAGCTTAGCTTAGCATAGCTTAGCATAGCGTTGGGAGTCAACGCCATGAATTAATTAACTACATAATTTGACCGATTTTCAtgaagaattaaaaaaataataataatgattaccTTGTTGGCAACACCATTTACAGCGGAGATAAGTGCATTTTCTACTACTTTTAGAAGAATGTAGCTTGCAGCTACATGACAAACTGACTTGGGGCGGAAGGTCAGCAACAACGACATATCCGGTGCGAGGAGGGTGTAAGGAAGGAAGAACGTCGCGAGAGAAAAATAAAAAAGGAAGAACGTCgcgagagaaaaagaaaaaagaaagaggcGTCGCGAGAGTATAACTGACTCCAAAAATCTGTCTTTCTCCAGCAGGCGGCGTTGTTTCGCTGGAGGGACGAGGTTGCAAGCGAAGAAGAAGCTTGAATCTGATTGGGGAAGAAATAAGGATGAAATAAGGATGAATTGAAGTACAATTATTTTGGGAAAAGGGCAGGaaaagggcggcagggtagcctactggttagagcgttggagtagtaaccgaaaggttgcaagttcaaacccccgagctgacaaggtacaaatctgtcgttctgcccctgaacaggcagttaacccactgttcctaggccgtcattaaaaatacgaatttgttcttaactgacttgcctcgtaaaATAAAAAAGGAATCCACATTATATCAATTCAAATACAGACATTAGTTTAATTTTTGTCTCATTTCTTCGTGGAATCCCTCTGGCTGTTATGTTTATGTTTTGCATGTTACTGTAATATAAATTAAATAACAAAATATTATTTTGGGAAAGGAAACGTTTTAGTGTTGGTATTACCCCAATGTATCTGGTAGGAGTTTGTTTTCTGGGAGTATTGGagatgttatttttttatttttcgaTTTTGCTGGTTCCGTTGAGAGTATCCAATAGGGTGAAGAAAACATTGGGTCATTAGTCTGTTAAATACGAGggcgcctcttcctcttctgttaaatacgagggcgcctcttcctcttctgttaaatacgagggcgcctcttcctcttctgttaaatacgaggacgcctcttcctcttctgttaaatacgagggcgcctcttcctcttctgttaaatacgaggacgcctcttcctcttctgttaaatacgagggcgcctcttccacttctgttaaatacgaggacgcctcttcctcttctgttaaatacgaggacgcctcttcctcttctgttaaatacgagggcgcctcttcctcttctgttaaatacgagggcgcctcttcctcttctgttaaatacgagggcgcctcttccacttctgttaaatacgaggacgcctcttcctcttctgttaaatacgagggcgcctcttcctcttctgttaaatacgagggcgcctcttcctcttctgttaaatacgagggcgcctcttcctcttctgttaaatacgaggacgcctcttcctcttctgttaaatacgagggcgcctcttcctcttctgttaaatacgagggcgcctcttcctcttctgttaaatacgagggcgcctcttcctcttctgttaaatacgagggcgcctcttcctcttctgttaaatacgagggcgcctcttcctcttctgttaaatacgagggcgcctcttcctcttctgttaaatacgagggcgcctcttcctcttctgttaaatacgagggcgcctcttcctcttctgttaaatacgagggcgcctcttcctcttctgttaaatacgagggcgcctcttcctcttctgttaaatacgagggcgcctcttcctcttctgttaaatacgagggcgcctcttcctcttctgttaaatacgagggcgcctcttcctcttctgttaaatacgagggcgcctcttcctcttctgttaaatacgagggcgcctcttcctcttctgttaaatacgagggcgcctcttcctcttctgttaaatacgagggcgcctcttccacttctgttaaatacgagggcgcctcttccacttctgttaaatacgagggcgcctcttcctcttctgttaaatacgagggcgcctcttcctcttctgttaaatacgagggcgcctcttccacttctgttaaatacgagggcgcctcttccacttctgttaaatacgagggcgcctcttccccttctgttaaatacgagggcgcctcttcctcttctgttaaatacgagggcgcctcttcctcttctgttaaatacgagggcgcctcttcctcttctgttaaATACGAGGGCGCCTCTTCCACTTCTGTTAAATACGAGGGCGCCTCTTCCACTTCTGTTAAATATGAGGacgcctcttcctcttctgttaaATACGAGGGCGCCTCTTCCCCTTCTGTTAAATATGAGGacgcctcttcctcttctgttaaatacgaggacgcctcttcctcttctgttaaATATGAGGacgcctcttcctcttctgttaaatacgagggcgcctcttccacttctgttaaatacgagggcgcctcttccacttctgttaaatacgaggacgcctcttcctcttctgttaaatacgagggcgcctcttcctcttctgttaaATACGAGGGCGCCTCTTCCACTTCTGTTAAATATGAGGacgcctcttcctcttctgttaaatacgagggcgcctcttcctcttctgttaaatacgaggacgcctcttcctcttctgttaaatacgagggcgcctcttcctcttctgttaaatacgagggcgcctcttccccttctgttaaatacgagggcgcctcttccccttctgttaaatacgagggcgcctcttcctcttctgttaaatacgagggcgcctcttcccc
Above is a genomic segment from Oncorhynchus gorbuscha isolate QuinsamMale2020 ecotype Even-year linkage group LG23, OgorEven_v1.0, whole genome shotgun sequence containing:
- the LOC124011149 gene encoding PRELI domain-containing protein 1, mitochondrial-like, translating into MVKYFACVGHLKSSWDQVCIAFWERYPNPYSNHVLTEDIIFREVTPGNRLVSRRLLTKTNRAPRWMEKYLPVTMARHAYIIEDSIVDPQNRTMTTLTWNISHARMMSVEERCEYRINPDNTSWTEINREAWISSNIYGLSRAIQEFGLARFKTSVTKTMKGFEYVLAKMQGDTPSRTLAEHAAERARETALVAKEKAKGLASQAHKKQQYV